A single region of the Syngnathus acus chromosome 6, fSynAcu1.2, whole genome shotgun sequence genome encodes:
- the duox gene encoding dual oxidase 1: MDLRKRVWSVCTVFGLLLILDSRCEITWEVPRFDGWYNSLGYPKRGAVGSHLVRLVPANFRDGVYQAKNESDLPNPRNLSRTLSVGPSGLPSSRNHTVLSLIFGYHVAFEIMNSRTPGCPPEFMNIPVPKGDPVFDPNSTGKVLLPFQRGPWDKDTGQSPGNPRTQVNFVTAWIDGSSIYGPSASWSDSLRNFSDGLLMTGKWNMPRQTTGQSFIWSAADPTAGDHEPQGLYEFGNAWGNENVFTAAEGIIWFRYHNYLATKLRKDHPKWSDEELFQNARKKVVATFQNIALYEWLPSYLGGKTLPPYPGYQKFVDPAISPEFLAAAMRLGITMAPPGVYMRNRTCHFRKVLNHDGSLSSALRLCNSFWKRKEVNVNSSHDVDDLLMGMASQIAEEVDHIVVEDLRDFMYGPLKFTRSDLVALTIQRGRDFGLRSYMEVRHALNLPSVGTFEDINPQINSTNPELLREVAQIYHGDVSKLELFPGGLLESMGSPGPVFSAIILDQFERIRNGDRFWFENKHNGLFSKDDIQSIRKKTFHDVLVAVTNAEESDIQKSVFIWKKGDPCPQPTQLNTSMLHPCTNATKLNYFDGSKVGFGIWIIILFLFPVVSYFVACTVAYHRKSRFRKFQKKGNPIGRTATIVSGFAACEWLNHKKPLHPVMVEVIEERKLQIRDRSGATLRCLNLNKQHRLNVLLSYDRHQKALLLKVPKEYDLVLFFEDESKRSAFLECLYSDERHEVRVREMKEKELLKEALTGEQRAQIVETFIRHAFSKVLEIEKCDAGDMSGVSCKKAKEVLRCELTAAEFADALGLKPDSLFVNSMFTLADKDGNGYLSFQEFLDVIVIFMNGTPEEKSKLMFSMNDVSGNGFLSKEDFARMLRSFIEISNGALSKCQTDDAIRAMMLAAGFDNKENITWEDFHFLLRDHENELQFAQLSVKGVEKQGNKLFNRDQRVSFISPVKSSDNTDGLDIRRRKKFDLNTPKVYVKAKRDYYIRSPVHQKIQQFKRFIENYRCHIVCFIVVYGITAGVAIERCYYYSMQATSTGMPETSVVGVVVSRGTAAAISFLFPYMLLTVCRNLITICRETFLNRYIPFDAAIDLHRSMATTALLLTVAHSLGHVVNIYIFSISNLNILACLFPKVLTNNGSEVPLKWSWWFFQTVPGLTGVLLLFTLAFIYVFATRHFRRISFRGFWITHKLYIVMYILTIIHGSFGLLQEPRFYIFLIPPALLFLLDKLISLSRKKVEIPVVRAELLPSGVTHLKFKRPQGFVYRSGQWVRIACLMLGTDEYHPFTLTSAPHEETLSLHIRAVGPWTSQLRELYSEESLIELGAYPKLYLDGPFGEGHQEWTDFEVSVLVGGGIGVTPFASILKDLVFKSSIKSKIQCQKVYFIWVTRTQRQFEWVSDIIREVEEMDSLELVSVHTYITQVAQKFDLRTTMLYVCERHFQKVWNRSLFTGLRSITHFGRPPFVSFFSSLQEVHPEVSKIGVFSCGPPGLTKNVEKACQHMNKRDQALFMHHYENF; the protein is encoded by the exons ATGGATTTGCGTAAGCGGGTTTGGAGTGTTTGTACAGTGTTCGGCTTGCTGCTCATCCTCG ATTCGCGGTGTGAAATAACGTGGGAAGTTCCTCGCTTTGATGGCTGGTACAACAGTTTAGGATATCCCAAACGTGGAGCAGTGG GTTCACACCTTGTGCGGCTGGTACCTGCTAACTTCCGGGATGGCGTCTACCAAGCAAAGAACGAGTCCGACTTGCCCAATCCAAGAAACCTGAGCCGCACTCTCAGCGTCGGCCCTTCGGGGTTGCCCTCTTCGCGAAATCACACTGTCTTATCTTTGATTTTTG GTTATCATGTTGCGTTTGAAATCATGAACTCACGGACTCCTGGGTGCCCTCCTGAATTCATGAACATCCCAGTGCCTAAAGGGGACCCTGTTTTTGACCCAAATAGCACCGGGAAAGTTCTGCTTCCCTTTCAGAGAGGACCATGGGATAAAGACACGGGCCAGAGTCCCGGCAACCCTCGCACACAG GTCAACTTTGTCACCGCCTGGATTGATGGCAGCTCCATCTATGGCCCATCCGCTTCCTGGTCAGACTCCCTGAGAAACTTTTCTGATGGGCTGCTCATGACCGGGAAATGGAACATGCCGAGACAGACGACCGGTCAAAGTTTCATATGGAGTGCTGCCGACCCCACAGCAGGTGATCATGAACCTCAAGGCCTCTATG AGTTTGGAAATGCTTGGGGCAACGAGAATGTGTTCACAGCAGCAGAAGGGATAATCTGGTTCCGTTACCACAATTATTTAGCCACTAAATTGCGTAAGGATCACCCAAAGTGGTCAGACGAAGAGTTGTTTCAAAATGCCAGGAAGAAAGTCGTGGCCACATTCCAG AATATTGCCCTGTACGAATGGCTGCCATCATACCTGGGAGGCAAAACTCTTCCGCCTTACCCAG GATATCAGAAGTTTGTTGATCCCGCTATCTCTCCTGAGTTTCTGGCTGCCGCTATGAGATTAGGAATCACGATGGCTCCCCCTGGTGTTTACATGAG AAACAGAACCTGCCATTTCCGAAAAGTCCTCAACCATGATGGCAGTTTGTCGTCAGCATTGCGACTTTGTAACAGTTTTTGGAAACGTAAG GAGGTTAATGTGAACTCAAGCCACGATGTGGATGACCTCCTTATGGGCATGGCCTCTCAGATTGCAGAAGAAGTTGACCACATTGTTGTGGAGGACCTAAGAG ACTTCATGTACGGACCACTTAAGTTCACGCGCTCTGATCTGGTCGCGCTGACCATCCAGAGAGGACGAGACTTTGGCCTTCGCAGTTACATGGAGGTCAGGCATGCTCTGAATCTGCCTTCTGTAGGGACATTTGAAGACATTAATCCTCAGATCAACAGCACCAACCCAGAg TTACTGCGAGAAGTTGCACAAATATATCATGGAGACGTCTCCAAATTAGAGCTCTTCCCTGGAGGACTGCTCGAGTCAATGGGTAGTCCAGGTCCAGTTTTTTCTGCTATAATCTTAGACCAGTTTGAACGCATAAGAAATGGCGATCGCTTCTGGTTTGAGAACAAACACAATGG TTTATTCTCAAAAGACGACATCCAAAGTATCCGTAAAAAGACTTTTCACGACGTCCTCGTTGCGGTCACAAATGCAGAGGAGTCTGACATACAAAAGAGTGTATTCATCTGGAAGAAAG GTGATCCTTGTCCTCAACCCACCCAGCTAAATACCTCAATGCTCCATCCCTGCACCAATGCCACCAAACTCAATTACTTTGATGGGAGTAAAGTTGGATTTGGGATATGGATTATCATTCTGTTCCTCTTTCCTGTTG TGAGTTACTTCGTGGCTTGTACGGTAGCGTATCACCGCAAGTCCCGCTTCAGGAAGTTCCAGAAAAAAGGGAACCCCATTGGAAGAACGGCGACAATAGTTTCAGGATTTGCCG CCTGTGAGTGGCTGAACCATAAAAAGCCTCTGCATCCCGTCATGGTCGAGGTCATAGAGGAGAGGAAGCTGCAGATACGAGACAGATCTGGAGCTACTCTCCGCTGCTTGAATCTGAACAAACAACATCGCCTCAATGTGCTCCTCTCGTATGACCGCCATCAGAAAGCGCTTCTGCTCAAAGTGCCGAAGGAATACGACCTG GTGCTGTTTTTTGAGGATGAGAGCAAACGTTCGGCATTCCTCGAGTGTCTGTACTCTGACGAGAGGCATGAGGTTCGAGTGAGGGAGATGAAGGAGAAGGAGCTACTGAAGGAGGCGTTAACAGGAGAGCAAAGGGCACAGATTGTGGAAACATTCATCCGACATGCTTTCTCCAAG GTTTTGGAAATAGAGAAGTGCGATGCCGGGGACATGAGTGGCGTTTCCTGCAAGAAAGCCAAAGAAGTTCTACGGTGCGAGTTGACGGCTGCAGAATTTGCCGATGCGTTGGGCCTCAAGCCCGATTCCTTGTTTGTGAACTCCATGTTCACGCTGGCTGATAAAGACGGCAACGGCTACCTCTCCTTCCAGGAGTTTCTTGatgtcattgtcatttttatgaatG GAACCCCTGAGGAAAAGTCCAAGCTGATGTTCTCCATGAATGATGTCAGCGGAAATGGGTTTTTATCAAAAGAAGACTTTGCCAGGATGCTTAG GTCGTTCATTGAAATCTCCAACGGCGCGTTGTCAAAGTGTCAGACGGACGACGCCATCAGAGCCATGATGCTGGCCGCCGGCTTTGACAACAAAGAGAACATTACATGGGAAGACTTCCATTTCCTCCTCCGTGACCATGAGAACGAGCTTCAGTTTGCTCAGCTCAGTGTTAAAG GGGTGGAGAAACAAGGAAATAAATTGTTTAATCGTGATCAAAGAGTTTCTTTCATCAGCCCAGTGAAAAG CAGTGACAATACAGACGGACTGGATATCCGCAGACGGAAAAA GTTTGACCTGAATACTCCCAAAGTGTACGTGAAGGCCAAGCGTGACTACTACATAAGAAGCCCCGTCCACCAGAAGATCCAACAGTTCAAACGATTCATTGAGAACTACCGCTGCCATATTGTCTGCTTCATCGTGGTTTACGGCATAACGGCCGGCGTGGCGATCGAGAGATGTTATT ACTACAGCATGCAGGCTACGTCGACGGGCATGCCCGAGACTTCAGTGGTGGGAGTGGTGGTGTCCCGGGGCACAGCGGCTGCCATTTCGTTTCTGTTTCCCTACATGCTCCTCACCGTGTGTCGCAACCTCATCACAATATGCAGAGAGACTTTCCTCAATAGATACATCCCATTCGACGCCGCCATCGACCTTCATCGTTCCATGGCCACCACTGCCCTCCTTCTCACAG ttGCTCACAGCTTGGGTCATGTGGTCAACATCTACATCTTCTCCATCAGTAACCTGAACATCCTGGCTTGCTTGTTCCCAAAGGTTTTGACTAACAATGG GTCAGAAGTTCCTCTCAAGTGGTCATGGTGGTTCTTTCAAACTGTTCCAG GGCTCACCGGTGTGCTGCTTCTTTTCACTTTGGCCTTCATTTACGTTTTTGCCACTCGCCATTTTCGCCGCATCAGTTTTCGAGGGTTCTGGATCACTCATAAACTTTACATTGTCATGTATATTTTg ACTATCATTCATGGCAGTTTTGGTCTGCTTCAAGAGCCACGTTTCTACATCTTCCTCATTCCACCTGCACTTCTCTTCCTGCTGGATAAACTTATCAGCCTGAGCAGGAAGAAGGTGGAGATTCCTGTCGTCAGAGCAGAGCTTCTGCCCTCAG GCGTAACTCATCTGAAGTTCAAGCGACCACAAGGCTTTGTATATCGTTCGGGCCAGTGGGTCCGTattgcatgcctgatgttagGCACAGATGAGTACCACCCTTTTACGCTGACCTCAGCCCCTCACGAGGAGACCCTCAGCCTGCACATCAGGGCTGTGGGGCCCTGGACCAGCCAGCTCAGAGAGCTCTACAGTGAAGAGAGTCTGATTGAACTTGGAGCTTATCCAAAG CTGTATCTGGATGGCCCGTTCGGAGAGGGACACCAGGAATGGACGGACTTTGAGGTGTCTGTTTTGGTGGGAGGAGGCATCGGCGTCACGCCATTTGCTTCCATCCTCAAGGATCTGGTGTTCAAGTCCTCCATCAAGTCAAAGATTCAGTGTCAAAAG GTGTATTTCATCTGGGTGACACGGACCCAGCGTCAGTTTGAGTGGGTGTCAGACATCATCAGGGAGGTGGAGGAGATGGACTCGCTGGAGCTGGTGTCAGTTCACACTTATATCACGCAGGTGGCACAGAAGTTTGACCTGCGCACTACCATGCTG TACGTGTGCGAGCGTCACTTCCAGAAAGTGTGGAACCGCAGCCTGTTCACCGGCCTGCGATCTATCACCCATTTTGGCCGGCCGCCCTTTGTGTCGTTTTTCAGCTCGTTGCAGGAGGTTCATCCAGAG GTGTCCAAGATAGGTGTGTTTAGCTGTGGACCGCCGGGATTGACCAAGAATGTGGAGAAAGCCTGTCAGCACATGAACAAGAGGGATCAGGCTCTGTTCATGCACCACTATGAGAATTTTTAA
- the duox2 gene encoding dual oxidase maturation factor 2: MTFYDDVYPFYHMRRTSVIFNGHLLTVIVCFLVSALSLLFILPGIRGKSRLFWFLRIILSLFIGAVIVALNFTDNWAEARISTNATYKSFSSAVVNADVGLHVGLYGINVTLKGNPVVQLNETIDYNEMFSWRETIEDDYKEALEKGLPNPILYIAEKFTLNSPCGLIFHYRNSGRYASATLWVAFCCWMLANILFSMPVILYAGYMMLATAAFIFISMAAFATIMQAPSCVFSIGTATFKAGYSFSFWFALATGVLCTIIGVLVVVMNWIVPEKMREAFSVGVDSFEDEDISYGATYVNSAILDDVTVSPCTTPEVIVERL; the protein is encoded by the exons ATGACTTTCTACGATGACGTTTATCCTTTTTACCATATGCGAAGGACGTCTGTCATCTTCAATGGCCATTTGCTCACCGTTATTGTGTGTTTCCTCGTGTCTGCGCTCAGTCTACTATTTATTCTGCCAGGGATTCGAGGAAAATCG CGGCTGTTCTGGTTCTTAAGGATCATTTTGAGCTTGTTTATCGGCGCTGTCATCGTGG CACTCAACTTTACTGACAATTGGGCCGAGGCTCGTATAAGCACAAACGCCACTTACAAGTCTTTCAGCAGTGCCGTGGTTAATGCTGACGTTGGATTACACGTTGGCCTGTACGGCATCAATGTTACCCTGAAAG GCAATCCCGTTGTTCAGCTGAACGAAACCATCGACTACAATGAGATGTTCAGCTGGCGTGAAACGATCGAGGACGATTACAAGGAAGCGTTGGAAAAAGGACTCCCGAACCCCATCCTATACATCGCCGAGAAATTCACTCTCAACAGCCCGTGCGGGCTCATCTTTCACTACAGAAACTCTGGGCGATATGCGTCTGCAACACTCTG GGTGGCCTTTTGCTGCTGGATGCTGGCCAACATCCTCTTCTCCATGCCGGTTATTTTATACGCCGGCTATATGATGTTGGCTACGGCTGCCTTCATCTTCATCTCCATGGCTGCCTTCGCCACCATCATGCAAGCGCCCAGCTGTGTTTTCTCCATCGGAACCGCCACGTTTAAAGCGGGATACAGCTTTTCATTCTGGTTCGCTCTGGCAACCG GTGTTCTGTGCACCATCATTGGGGTTCTGGTGGTGGTAATGAACTGGATAGTACCTGAGAAGATGAGAGAGGCTTTCAGCGTGGGTGTTGACAGTTTTGAAGACGAGGACATTTCTTACGGCGCCACATATGTGAATTCAGCCAtccttgatgatgtcacagtatCTCCATGCACAACCCCCGAGGTCATAGTG gAACGTCTATGA
- the apba2a gene encoding amyloid-beta A4 precursor protein-binding family A member 2, translating to MSREPRGEDMEDTCSEYDNVGSDVEQDCDEVLHLNRDGVMDTRFYKQYSSDGAGYVKNVAGKNGNNSSGVADQFTAHKSTERRNGSQPDAQPHKAGRQFRMRCTPVAREAAEGEEVAKVLENKFFFCDGDEIDEVLDGARFIEDLEDAEDHQRQAGPYQDHERIRKSCDEREREDDSGMTRNYTIPANGNCEATHIKEERHGKRRGRRPAGQDVEQMTSGVKSCATNKNERVKTSSKEGRKAPVRTKAKSSKQQPSPRNSHGQAPINNQKAQPRREPASVARPDASSNIQESEPRVVKPSPAVRHTPEQEKMPPEESQSQPQKLQQEEKPSPPVMQEQVPEQPRRPQSPDLHPDDESGSPKKTQEAAFFPSFEDVPGPCEPEDLIDGIIFAANYLGCTQVLSDKNPSKTVRMSQAHEAVSRIKSQDEDSQMMTEVDLFISTKTVKVLNADTQDTMMDSALRTISYIADIGSIVVLMARRRLSPTSTEDFSESVESGGEGTSQYGMICYVFESEDAQLIAQSIGQAFSVAYREFLRANGINPTDLSQKQYSDIINSQEMYHDDLIHFSNSDNCKEVWVEKQKGENLGVVIVESGWGSILPTVILAGMLNSGPAARSGKLSVGDQIMSINDTSLVGLPLATCQGIIKGLKQQVKVKMSIVSCPPVTTVLIKRPDLKFQLGFSVQNGIICSLMRGGIAERGGVRVGHRIIEINGQSVVAMPHEKIVQTLSVSVGEINMKTMPAVMFRLLTGQETPSYI from the exons ATGAGTCGTGAACCAAGAGGTGAAGACATGGAGGACACATGCTCCGAATACGACAACGTGGGCTCCGACGTGGAGCAGGATTGTGACGAGGTATTGCATTTAAACAGAGATGGCGTCATGGACACGAGGTTCTACAAGCAGTACAGCTCCGACGGCGCGGGTTACGTCAAGAACGTAGCTGGTAAAAACGGAAACAACAGCAGCGGCGTCGCTGACCAATTCACAGCACATAAAAGCACAGAAAGACGTAACGGATCACAACCGGACGCTCAGCCCCACAAAGCAGGTCGTCAATTTAGGATGCGTTGCACCCCAGTTGCGAGGGAAGCCGCGGAGGGGGAAGAAGTCGCCAAAGTTCTGGAGAATAAGTTCTTCTTTTGTGACGGAGATGAAATAGACGAGGTGTTGGATGGGGCCAGATTTATAGAAGATTTAGAGGACGCAGAAGATCATCAAAGACAGGCTGGCCCTTACCAGGATCATGAAAGGATTAGAAAGTCGTGCGATGAAAGGGAGAGAGAAGACGACAGCGGAATGACAAGAAATTATACCATACCGGCCAACGGAAATTGCGAGGCAACCCATATAAAGGAGGAGAGACACGGGAAAAGACGAGGGAGAAGGCCAGCTGGACAGGACGTTGAACAAATGACCTCTGGGGTTAAAAGTTGCGCAACCAACAAAAATGAGCGAGTGAAGACGTCGTCCAAGGAAGGCAGAAAGGCTCCTGTGCGGACCAAAGCCAAATCCAGCAAGCAACAGCCGTCCCCTCGTAATTCTCATGGCCAAGCACCGATAAACAATCAGAAGGCTCAACCTCGAAGAGAGCCCGCTTCTGTTGCCAGACCCGACGCTTCGAGTAACATCCAGGAGAGCGAGCCCAGGGTCGTCAAGCCGTCCCCGGCTGTCCGTCACACGCCCGAGCAAGAGAAAATGCCGCCTGAGGAGAGCCAAAGCCAGCCACAGAAACTCCAGCAG gaagaGAAGCCAAGCCCACCTGTAATGCAGGAGCAAGTTCCCGAGCAACCGAGAAGGCCTCAAAGTCCAGATCTCCACCCAGATGACGAGAGCGGCTCCCCTAAG AAAACACAAGAAGCTGCTTTCTTTCCCAGTTTTGAAGACG TCCCAGGTCCCTGTGAGCCAGAAGATCTTATTGATGGGATTATCTTTGCCGCTAACTACCTTGGCTGCACTCAAGTGCTGTCTGACAAGAATCCATCCAAAACAGTCCGCATGTCGCAGGCCCATGAAGCCGTCAGTCGTATTAAG agCCAAGATGAAGACTCTCAAATGATGACTGAAGTCGACCTGTTTATCTCCACCAAAACGGTCAAGGTGCTCAACGCCGACACACAG gaCACAATGATGGACAGCGCCTTGCGAACCATCTCTTATATCGCTGACATCGGCAGCATTGTGGTCCTGATGGCACGCAGGCGTTTGTCTCCGACGTCGACTGAGGATTTTTCGGAATCTGTGGAGTCCGGCGGCGAAGGGACCAGTCAGTACGGCATGATCTGCTACGTCTTTGAATCCGAGGAC GCCCAGCTCATCGCGCAATCCATCGGTCAGGCCTTCAGCGTGGCCTACAGAGAATTCCTGCGAGCCAACGGCATCAATCCGACAGATTTAAGTCAAAAACAATACAGCGACATCATCAACTCGCAGGAAATGTACCACGACGACCTCATCCATTTCTCCAACTCGGATAACTGTAAAGAG GTGTGGGTGGAGAAACAGAAAGGGGAGAACCTCGGGGTGGTGATTGTGGAATCGGGCTGGGGTTCCATTTTGCCCACGGTGATCCTCGCCGGAATGCTGAACAGCGGTCCAGCGGCACGCTCTGGCAAACTCAGCGTTGGCGATCAGATTATGTCCATCAATGACACCAGCCTGGTTGGGCTGCCTCTCGCCACCTGTCAGGGTATCATCAAG GGTTTGAAGCAGCAGGTGAAAGTAAAGATGAGTATTGTAAGCTGCCCTCCTGTCACCACCGTCCTCATCAAGCGACCAGATCTTAAATTCCAGCTCGGCTTCAGTGTTCAAAATGGCATA ATCTGCAGCCTGATGCGAGGCGGGATCGCCGAGAGAGGCGGGGTTCGCGTAGGACATCGAATCATAGAGATAAACGGTCAAAGCGTGGTTGCTATGCCGCACGAAAAAATCGTGCAGACTCTGTCCGTGTCGGTGGGTGAG ATCAACATGAAGACAATGCCCGCCGTCATGTTCCGACTGCTCACCGGACAGGAGACGCCATCCTACATTTGA